The Candidatus Binatia bacterium region ATGAAACCGGGACGAGCGGGACAAGCAGACCAAGAGGGACAAGGAGGAGAGGCGATGACAGCGCGTCGGTGCCTGGAGGGAAAAGTCGCGGTGGTTACCGGTGCCGGGTCCGGCATCGGAAGGGCCACGGCCCTGCGCTTCGCGCGCGAAGGCGCCGCGGTCGTCGTCGGCGACCTGCAGGCAGCGAGCGCCGAAGCTGCGGCGGCGGAGATCGTCGCATCGGGGGGCCTTGCGGTGGCGCGCACCGTGGACGTCGCGGTCTCCGCCGAAGTCGATGCCCTGATCGACGATGCCGTCAGCCACTTCGGGCGCATCGACATCCTGATGAACAACGCGGCCGCCCCCCATGGTGCGCCGATCCTGGCAACTACCGATGCCGACTGGCGCCGCGTGATGTCGGTAACGCTCGACGGAGTCTTCTTCGGGCTTCGCGCGGCACTCGGGCGCATGACTGCCCAGCGCTCGGGCAGCATCCTCAACATTTCGTCGGGAGCGGGTCTCGGCGGCGAGGTGATGCTCGGTGCCTACGGCGCGGCCAAGGCCGCCGTGATCAACCTGACCAAGACCGCTGCCGTCGAGAACGCCGGTTACGGCGTGCGCATCAACTGCATCTGCCCCGGGCCGATCTCGACGCCGCCGCTGCATGCATGGCTCGGTGCGATTCCGGGCGGGGTCGACGCGTTCTCGCGACAGATTCCCGCACGTCGCATCGGCGAGCCGGAGGAGATCGCTGCAGTCGCGACGTTCCTCGCCAGCGACGAAGCCTCTTACGTGACCGGCGCCGTCGTTGTCGTCGACGGCGGGGTGAATGCCCGGACGGGGACGCCGCGGTTCGACTAGAAGGCGGTACCTGCTGTAGAGAGCGGCGCGATGGGATACGACGACATCCTCGTGGAGAACTCCGGCGGCATCGCGTGGGTCACGATCAATCGCGAAGCCAAGGGCAACGCATTCCGCGTGCAGACCGTGCGCGAGCTGATCGACGCGCTCGAGCAGGCCCGCCGGGACGCCGACGTGCGCAGCATCGTGCTGACGGGCGCGGGAACCCGCTTCTTCTGCATCGGCGGCGACCACGATCACGGCGGTGAGGCGGATCACGACGACCGCATCCACTACGGCAACGTCTTCCCCGTCACCGACCTCTACGACCTGATCGACAAGGTGCCGAAACCCATCGTCGCGATGGTCGCCGGTTTCGCCGTCGGAGGCGGCAACGTGCTCGCGCTGATGTGCGATCTGACGATCGCGTCCACTGCGGCGACCTTCCGCCAGGTCGGGCCGATGATGGGCAGCTTCGATGCCGGCTTCGGCACCTGGTACCTCGAGGAAGCCGTCGGCCGCAAGAAGGCGAAAGAGATCTGGATGCTCAATCGCAAGTACGCAGCGGCCGAGGCGCTCGCGATGGGGCTCATCAACGAAGTCGTCGAGCCCGAAAAGCTTCGCGCGCGAGTCGTCGAGATCTGCGAGGAGCTGGCCGATCGCGGGCCCCAGGCGCTGGCAGCGATCAAGGCCTCGTTCCACGCGCGCCACGGCGGTGTTGCCGGCCTTTCGCGCGTCGCGCTCGACCTGCTGACGCCGAACTACTACCGCAGCGACGAGAGCAGGGAGCTCGGCCGCGCCTTCGGCGCAAAGCAGAAGCCGGATCGAAAGAAGTTCTACCGATGACGCGCGCCGGCTGGCGCGGCGGGCCCGGCTTCGTGCTGCTGACGCTGACGCTGGTCAACACCGTCAACTGGGCCGACCGCCAGGTCGTCCCGATCCTGGTTCCCGCGATCAAGGCCGATCTTGCCCTCACCGATACCCAGCTCGGCCTCGTCGGCGGCCTGGCCTTTTCGCTGATCTACGCGCTGTCGGCGTTTCTCTTCGGATTTCTCGCCGACCGGAGCAGCCGCCGCCGCGTCATCCTGTTCGGGCTGGTGTGCTGGAGCGTGGCGACCGCTGCCGGCGCTTTCGCGCACGACTTCTGGTCCTTGTTCGCTGCGCGCTTCGTCACGGGAATCGGCGAGGCTTCGCTGTATCCCTGCGCGATGTCGCTGCTCACCGATGCGTTCCCCACCGAGCGTCAGGGGAATGCGATCGGAATGTTCGGTGCTTCCACGGCGGTCGGCAGCGGCCTCGGGATCGGGCTCGGCGGCCCGCTGGTCGCCCACCTCGGCTGGCGCAGCGTCTTTCTTCTTTACGGAGGCGCGGGCCTGCTCGTGCTTCCGCTGCTGCTGATGATGGAGGAGCCGGCGCGAAGCGGCAGCGAAGTCGCGCTGGCGCACGATCCTCCCGTTTCGATCATCCGCGGCGCTCTCGGCGACGTCCGTCTGCTGGCCGTCTGGCTGACCGGAACCCTGCTGATTGCAGCGGCGACGGGATGGATCACGTGGGCGCCGACGTATTTCGTCCGCGATCTCCAGTTCGACGTCGGAAGCGTCGCGGGGATCTTCGGCATCGCGCAGCTTTTCGGCGGTGTGGCCGGCAGCATTGCCGGGGGCCGCCTCGGCGACCGTTATCGCAAGCGGCGCGTGGCCGGACAGCTGTCGGTCGCCGCGCTCGCGTCGCTGGCGGCCGTGCCGCTGTTCGGCGTCGCGCTTCTCGACGTTCCGCACCCGCTGCTGATGACGTGCGCCGTTCTCGGGCCTTTCGCGATCTTCGCGGCTTTTCCGAGCCTGCAAAGCCAGGTCGCCGAGATCGTCCCGGCGCGCCGCCGTGGGCTCGTCTTCGCAGTGCACGTGTTTTTTCTGAGCGGAATCGGCGCCGCGCTCGGGCCTTTCCTCGTAGGATTTCTCTCGGACCGCACCGGGAGCCTGCGCGCCGCGCTGCTTGCGCCGCTGCTCGGCGTGCTTCTTGCCTCGCTGAGCGCGATGTTCGCCGCGCGCGTCGTCAGGGCGCGTACACCGTCGTGAGCCTCGACCCGCTGCATCCGCCGAAGACCTCGGGTGCTGGCACGGCGCCGGTATCGTGGGCCGCGCAGGTCGCGGTTCCCCGCTACCTGACGCTGCGCGAAGGACACCGGCCCATCATCGTCGTCGCGCCGCACGGCGGGCGCAGGCTTCGCCCGATCCGGCGCGGTGACA contains the following coding sequences:
- a CDS encoding MFS transporter, which produces MTRAGWRGGPGFVLLTLTLVNTVNWADRQVVPILVPAIKADLALTDTQLGLVGGLAFSLIYALSAFLFGFLADRSSRRRVILFGLVCWSVATAAGAFAHDFWSLFAARFVTGIGEASLYPCAMSLLTDAFPTERQGNAIGMFGASTAVGSGLGIGLGGPLVAHLGWRSVFLLYGGAGLLVLPLLLMMEEPARSGSEVALAHDPPVSIIRGALGDVRLLAVWLTGTLLIAAATGWITWAPTYFVRDLQFDVGSVAGIFGIAQLFGGVAGSIAGGRLGDRYRKRRVAGQLSVAALASLAAVPLFGVALLDVPHPLLMTCAVLGPFAIFAAFPSLQSQVAEIVPARRRGLVFAVHVFFLSGIGAALGPFLVGFLSDRTGSLRAALLAPLLGVLLASLSAMFAARVVRARTPS
- a CDS encoding enoyl-CoA hydratase-related protein, with protein sequence MGYDDILVENSGGIAWVTINREAKGNAFRVQTVRELIDALEQARRDADVRSIVLTGAGTRFFCIGGDHDHGGEADHDDRIHYGNVFPVTDLYDLIDKVPKPIVAMVAGFAVGGGNVLALMCDLTIASTAATFRQVGPMMGSFDAGFGTWYLEEAVGRKKAKEIWMLNRKYAAAEALAMGLINEVVEPEKLRARVVEICEELADRGPQALAAIKASFHARHGGVAGLSRVALDLLTPNYYRSDESRELGRAFGAKQKPDRKKFYR
- a CDS encoding SDR family oxidoreductase yields the protein MTARRCLEGKVAVVTGAGSGIGRATALRFAREGAAVVVGDLQAASAEAAAAEIVASGGLAVARTVDVAVSAEVDALIDDAVSHFGRIDILMNNAAAPHGAPILATTDADWRRVMSVTLDGVFFGLRAALGRMTAQRSGSILNISSGAGLGGEVMLGAYGAAKAAVINLTKTAAVENAGYGVRINCICPGPISTPPLHAWLGAIPGGVDAFSRQIPARRIGEPEEIAAVATFLASDEASYVTGAVVVVDGGVNARTGTPRFD